One part of the Mariniflexile litorale genome encodes these proteins:
- a CDS encoding UDP-glucose--hexose-1-phosphate uridylyltransferase: protein MHTDLQDYSHKRYNILTGEWVLVSPHRAKRPWQGQNEAVSNEVRPTYDPSCYLCARNTRINGEINPKYKDVFVFTNDFAALQTGSKSFTVDDGLLIAQSEQGICKVICFSPDHSKSLADMTAKDIEKVVFAWQKEYKELGDNKLINYVQIFENKGAVMGCSNPHPHGQIWSQTTLPNEVDKKDQQQLDYFNKNKSSLLGDYIKQELAKKERILFENDAFVVIIPFWAIWPFETMIVPKEQQHSILDLKDKESFLFAEAISVITKAYDKLFNTSFPYSSGIHQAPTNGKDNNHWHWHMSFYPPLLRSATVKKFMVGYEMFGSPQRDITPELAAKMLTKLITSKA, encoded by the coding sequence ATGCATACCGATTTACAAGATTATTCTCATAAACGTTATAATATATTAACGGGCGAGTGGGTTTTAGTTTCACCACACCGTGCTAAACGCCCATGGCAAGGGCAAAATGAAGCTGTTTCAAATGAAGTGAGACCAACTTACGACCCTAGTTGTTACTTATGTGCTAGAAATACAAGAATTAATGGTGAAATAAATCCTAAATACAAAGATGTTTTTGTTTTCACTAACGATTTTGCAGCCCTGCAAACGGGCTCAAAAAGCTTTACTGTTGATGATGGTTTATTAATCGCACAAAGCGAACAAGGCATTTGTAAAGTTATTTGTTTTAGTCCCGACCACTCTAAAAGTTTGGCAGACATGACTGCCAAAGATATTGAAAAAGTAGTATTTGCATGGCAAAAAGAATATAAAGAACTTGGAGATAATAAGCTTATTAACTACGTTCAAATATTCGAAAACAAAGGCGCTGTAATGGGGTGTAGCAATCCACACCCACATGGACAAATTTGGAGTCAAACAACCTTACCCAACGAAGTTGACAAAAAAGACCAACAACAGTTGGATTATTTCAATAAAAATAAATCGAGCTTATTAGGTGACTATATCAAGCAAGAACTAGCAAAAAAAGAACGTATTCTTTTTGAGAATGATGCTTTTGTTGTTATCATACCATTCTGGGCTATTTGGCCTTTCGAAACCATGATAGTTCCTAAAGAACAACAACATAGCATCTTAGATTTAAAGGACAAGGAGTCATTCCTTTTTGCTGAAGCTATTTCTGTAATAACAAAAGCTTATGATAAATTATTCAACACGTCGTTTCCTTATTCAAGCGGTATTCATCAAGCACCAACTAACGGGAAAGACAACAATCATTGGCATTGGCACATGAGTTTTTACCCTCCTTTATTACGTAGTGCAACTGTTAAAAAATTCATGGTTGGCTATGAAATGTTTGGGTCACCACAACGCGATATTACACCTGAACTTGCTGCTAAAATGTTAACGAAGTTGATAACTTCAAAAGCATAA
- a CDS encoding DNA translocase FtsK, with protein sequence MAKKKNDTNKQPRKKIRKPSFKLSSQQKLVYGSFLVIFGFILFMAFFSFLFTGEADQSSLSDFASRNVKTENWVSKSGAWLSDFFIQRGFGVASFIISGLIFLSGIYVLMNLSKAKLRTHWFWGILIVIWLSILLGFFGNTNDILGGTIGFEVNMYLQDYIGKIGTSLLLLFGLITYLAIRFKVTFESFTTIFKSAKNKIKNDLSNDDEPIIALDNNLSEEAAAIKSAFDIPLKNNEAITNKDPKPVIDTATLVVKPPIKEEVEDDDLGIEIEVEKVAEELSEDNNLSNKLVEDFGQFDPTLELSKYQFPPLDLLKKYDSEGITINQTELEENKNKIVETLKNYNIGIASIKATIGPTVTLYEIVPDAGIRISKIKNLEDDIALSLSALGIRIIAPIPGKGTIGIEVPNKNATIVSMRSVIASKRFQTSDMQLPIALGKTISNETFVVDLAKMPHLLMAGATGQGKSVGLNAVLTSLLYKKHPAEVKFVLVDPKKVELTLFNKIERHYLAKLPDSEDAIITDNTKVINTLNSLCIEMDNRYELLKNALCRNIAEYNVKFKARKLNPNDGHQFLPYIVLVVDEFADLIMTAGKEVETPIARLAQLARAIGIHLIIATQRPSVNVITGIIKANFPARIAFRVTSKIDSRTILDGSGADQLIGRGDMLYTQGNDLIRVQCAFVDTPEVEKITDYIGSQKAYPDAYLLPEYVGEESGTSLDIDISDRDKLFREAAEVIVTAQQGSASLLQRKLKLGYNRAGRLIDQLEASGIVGPFEGSKARMVLITDLVALDKHLENETL encoded by the coding sequence ATGGCGAAGAAAAAAAACGACACAAACAAACAACCTAGAAAAAAAATCAGAAAGCCAAGCTTTAAGTTATCAAGTCAGCAAAAACTTGTATATGGCAGTTTTTTAGTCATATTTGGCTTTATACTTTTCATGGCATTTTTTTCGTTTCTTTTTACTGGCGAAGCAGACCAAAGTAGTTTATCTGATTTTGCATCACGTAATGTAAAAACAGAAAATTGGGTAAGTAAATCTGGTGCATGGCTAAGCGACTTTTTTATTCAGCGCGGGTTTGGTGTAGCATCATTCATTATTTCAGGGCTTATATTTTTATCGGGCATTTATGTTTTAATGAATCTAAGTAAGGCTAAACTAAGAACGCACTGGTTTTGGGGAATACTTATTGTAATTTGGTTATCCATATTATTAGGTTTTTTTGGAAACACAAATGATATACTTGGTGGCACCATTGGTTTTGAAGTGAATATGTATCTCCAAGATTATATTGGAAAAATAGGCACTTCACTCCTACTCTTATTTGGATTAATTACTTATTTAGCGATTCGCTTTAAAGTTACTTTTGAAAGTTTTACGACTATTTTCAAATCGGCTAAAAACAAGATTAAAAACGATTTATCTAATGATGATGAGCCGATAATTGCTTTAGACAATAACCTTTCGGAAGAAGCTGCTGCTATTAAATCGGCTTTTGATATTCCTTTAAAAAATAACGAAGCTATTACAAATAAAGATCCAAAGCCTGTTATTGACACAGCTACTTTAGTTGTTAAACCCCCTATTAAAGAAGAGGTTGAAGATGACGATTTAGGAATTGAAATAGAGGTTGAAAAAGTAGCAGAAGAACTTTCGGAAGACAACAACTTATCTAATAAATTAGTGGAAGATTTTGGACAATTCGACCCCACTCTTGAATTATCAAAATATCAATTTCCTCCGTTAGACCTTCTTAAAAAATATGATTCTGAAGGCATCACCATCAACCAAACAGAATTAGAAGAAAATAAAAATAAAATTGTAGAAACTTTAAAGAACTACAATATTGGGATTGCAAGTATTAAAGCCACTATTGGTCCTACCGTAACTCTTTATGAAATTGTACCAGATGCTGGAATTCGAATTTCAAAAATCAAAAATTTAGAAGATGATATTGCTTTATCACTTTCTGCATTAGGTATTCGTATTATTGCACCAATTCCGGGAAAAGGAACTATTGGTATTGAGGTTCCTAATAAAAATGCTACCATTGTATCTATGCGCTCAGTAATTGCTTCAAAAAGGTTTCAAACCTCCGATATGCAATTACCAATTGCTTTAGGAAAAACCATTAGCAACGAAACGTTTGTTGTTGATTTAGCAAAAATGCCCCACTTGCTTATGGCTGGTGCAACAGGGCAAGGAAAATCGGTTGGTTTAAATGCAGTACTAACATCATTACTTTATAAAAAGCATCCTGCCGAAGTAAAATTTGTCTTGGTCGATCCTAAAAAAGTGGAATTAACCCTTTTTAATAAAATTGAACGTCATTATTTAGCAAAATTACCTGATAGTGAAGATGCTATAATTACCGACAATACAAAGGTTATAAACACCTTAAATTCACTTTGTATTGAAATGGATAACCGCTACGAGTTATTAAAAAATGCCTTATGTAGAAATATTGCCGAATATAACGTGAAATTTAAAGCACGTAAATTAAACCCAAATGATGGCCACCAATTCTTACCATATATAGTTTTAGTGGTTGATGAGTTTGCCGATTTAATTATGACTGCCGGCAAAGAAGTTGAAACACCTATTGCACGTTTAGCACAATTAGCACGTGCTATTGGTATTCATTTAATTATTGCTACGCAACGACCCTCTGTAAACGTTATTACAGGTATTATTAAAGCCAATTTTCCCGCGCGTATTGCTTTTAGAGTAACATCTAAAATAGATTCTAGAACCATTTTAGATGGCTCGGGTGCCGACCAACTTATTGGTCGAGGAGACATGCTGTACACCCAAGGCAACGATTTAATCCGCGTACAATGCGCATTTGTAGATACGCCTGAAGTTGAAAAAATAACCGATTATATTGGTTCGCAAAAAGCATACCCAGATGCATACTTACTTCCCGAGTATGTTGGAGAGGAAAGTGGCACAAGTCTTGATATAGATATCTCAGATCGAGATAAACTATTTAGAGAAGCTGCCGAAGTTATTGTTACAGCACAACAAGGTTCTGCTTCTTTATTACAGCGTAAATTAAAATTAGGCTATAATCGCGCAGGGCGATTAATAGACCAATTAGAAGCCTCTGGTATCGTAGGTCCATTTGAAGGTAGCAAAGCGAGAATGGTATTAATAACCGACCTTGTTGCTTTAGATAAACATTTAGAAAATGAAACTTTATAA
- a CDS encoding GntR family transcriptional regulator gives MSLISVRKKTGTPKYRQIIASIENAIVSGALKKGDQLPSINSIRDSHKLSRDTVLTAFNDLKTRGIIQSIVGKGYYVLNDTIDVEQKVFLLFDELNSFKEDLYSSFINNLGDRIRVDTYFHHFNDEMFGKLIYENMGAYNYYIIMPANLKNTNLAIEKLPKDKVYILDQTHPELSQYSGIYQNFEKDIYNNLSKALALIKKYTKLIFLFSEDRQPKGLLKGFKKFCKTNKINHDVINSLQNRSYIKGEAYVIPDDKNLLRIIKKIKEGKLILSKDIGIISYNDTLLKEIVEGGITTISTDFNKMGERLAKMILNKEQLQIENINDLILRNSL, from the coding sequence ATGAGTCTAATTAGCGTAAGAAAAAAAACAGGAACTCCTAAATATAGACAAATTATAGCATCTATTGAAAATGCCATAGTTTCTGGCGCTCTAAAAAAAGGAGACCAACTACCATCTATAAATAGCATTAGAGATTCTCACAAACTTTCAAGAGATACTGTTTTAACAGCGTTCAACGACCTAAAAACAAGAGGCATCATTCAATCAATAGTAGGTAAAGGTTATTACGTTTTAAACGACACGATAGATGTTGAGCAAAAAGTATTCTTGTTATTTGACGAGCTCAATTCATTTAAAGAAGATCTTTATAGTTCCTTTATTAATAACCTTGGAGACCGCATACGCGTAGATACCTATTTCCATCATTTTAATGATGAAATGTTTGGTAAACTAATTTACGAGAACATGGGAGCTTACAATTATTACATCATCATGCCCGCTAATTTAAAGAACACCAACTTGGCTATTGAAAAATTACCTAAAGACAAGGTTTATATTTTAGATCAAACACACCCTGAATTATCACAATATTCAGGTATCTATCAAAATTTTGAAAAAGACATTTATAACAACCTTAGTAAAGCATTAGCACTAATTAAAAAATACACTAAATTAATTTTCCTTTTTTCTGAAGATCGACAACCTAAAGGCCTACTTAAGGGGTTTAAAAAATTTTGCAAAACCAATAAAATAAATCATGATGTTATTAACTCTTTACAAAACAGAAGCTATATTAAAGGAGAAGCTTATGTGATACCAGATGATAAGAACTTGTTACGAATTATCAAAAAAATTAAAGAAGGAAAATTAATCCTTTCAAAAGACATTGGTATCATCTCATATAATGACACCTTATTAAAAGAAATAGTTGAAGGTGGGATTACAACAATTTCTACAGATTTTAATAAAATGGGCGAACGATTAGCAAAAATGATACTTAACAAAGAACAATTACAAATAGAAAATATAAATGATTTAATACTAAGAAATTCATTATAA
- the galK gene encoding galactokinase has protein sequence MNTALIDKVKKSFVNKFQSEPLMIFSPGRINIIGEHTDYNDGFVFPAAVDKGIIAAIQKNDAKTSTAYAIDMNESITFELDKLKPSSVGSWENYVLGVVAEIQNRNKVIQNFNIAFSGDIPAGSGMSSSAALENSVVFGLNELFNLGLSKTEMILISQKAEHNYVGVNCGIMDQYASMFGIENNALLLDCRTVEAKPFKINFNEHELILINTNVKHSLSDSAYNDRRSACENIASLLGIKALRDASEADLLKIKAQVTPENYQKALYVIQENNRAIQASQAILDDDLEILGALIYDSHEGLSKQYKVSCDELDFLVQQAKLNKQILGARMMGGGFGGCTINLIEKTETASFKIFISEAYKNKFGTDCSIYSVKLSNGTHLIK, from the coding sequence ATGAATACAGCACTAATTGATAAAGTAAAAAAAAGCTTCGTTAATAAATTCCAATCAGAACCGTTAATGATTTTTTCTCCTGGAAGAATAAACATTATTGGCGAACATACCGATTATAATGATGGTTTTGTGTTTCCCGCAGCCGTAGATAAAGGTATTATAGCCGCCATTCAAAAAAATGACGCAAAAACATCTACGGCTTATGCTATAGATATGAACGAAAGTATAACGTTTGAATTAGACAAACTTAAACCTTCCTCTGTAGGCAGTTGGGAAAATTACGTGTTGGGCGTTGTTGCCGAAATACAAAATAGAAATAAAGTTATTCAAAATTTTAATATTGCCTTTAGTGGTGATATTCCAGCAGGTTCTGGAATGTCTTCCTCTGCCGCATTGGAAAACAGCGTGGTGTTTGGTTTGAATGAACTTTTTAATTTAGGATTGTCTAAAACTGAAATGATTCTCATCTCACAAAAAGCCGAACATAATTATGTGGGTGTTAACTGTGGCATTATGGATCAATATGCTAGTATGTTTGGCATTGAAAACAATGCATTATTATTAGATTGCAGAACGGTAGAAGCCAAACCTTTTAAAATTAACTTTAATGAACATGAATTAATACTTATTAATACCAACGTAAAGCACAGTTTGTCTGATAGTGCCTATAACGATAGACGTTCTGCTTGTGAAAATATTGCTTCATTATTAGGTATTAAAGCATTAAGGGATGCTTCGGAAGCCGATTTACTTAAAATTAAAGCTCAAGTAACTCCTGAAAACTATCAAAAAGCATTATATGTTATTCAAGAAAACAATAGAGCTATACAAGCCTCACAAGCTATATTAGATGACGATCTAGAAATTTTAGGAGCTTTAATTTATGATTCACACGAAGGCTTATCCAAACAATATAAAGTGAGTTGTGATGAATTGGATTTTCTTGTACAACAAGCTAAGTTAAATAAGCAGATTTTAGGAGCTAGAATGATGGGTGGTGGTTTTGGTGGCTGTACTATCAATTTGATAGAGAAAACAGAAACAGCATCATTCAAAATTTTTATTTCTGAAGCCTATAAAAATAAATTTGGCACAGACTGTTCAATATATTCTGTTAAACTTTCTAACGGAACACATCTAATTAAATAA
- a CDS encoding TIM barrel protein, giving the protein MITRRDFISKTACAAGFLPFSVLPYQQFMSEQSDSGLDINIFSKHLQFLDYQTTGEMAAEMGFSGVDLTVRPNGHVLPKLVKTDLPKAVHAIKASGVNCKMITTSIESVENPLDIDILETAASEHISYYRTNWFKYKEEVSLPDSLLFYQNEIKKLGDLNKKLGLIGCYQNHAGVSVGASYWEIRKILETVNSKYFGTQYDIRHAMVEGGYSWENGFQLLHPNIKVIVLKDYKWGKVNGKWEAINVPIGEGMVDFNKYFKLLKKHNLKPPVSLHLEYDLGGAEQGDREISVDKKVVFDAMKCDLKKVKQLWENA; this is encoded by the coding sequence ATGATAACGAGACGAGACTTTATATCAAAAACAGCTTGTGCAGCAGGTTTTCTACCTTTTTCTGTTTTGCCTTATCAGCAGTTTATGAGTGAGCAATCAGACAGCGGATTGGATATAAATATTTTCTCAAAGCATCTTCAATTTTTAGATTACCAAACTACAGGAGAAATGGCTGCAGAAATGGGTTTTTCAGGAGTAGATTTAACTGTACGGCCTAATGGGCATGTACTTCCAAAATTGGTAAAAACCGATCTCCCAAAAGCGGTTCATGCGATTAAAGCAAGTGGTGTTAACTGTAAAATGATTACTACTAGTATCGAAAGTGTTGAAAACCCCTTAGATATCGATATTTTGGAAACTGCAGCTTCAGAACATATTTCTTATTACAGAACGAATTGGTTTAAATATAAAGAAGAGGTATCCCTGCCGGATTCTTTATTATTCTATCAGAATGAAATAAAAAAGTTAGGTGATTTAAACAAAAAACTAGGATTGATAGGTTGTTATCAAAATCATGCAGGGGTTAGTGTAGGCGCATCATATTGGGAAATACGAAAAATTCTAGAAACTGTAAATTCTAAATATTTTGGAACACAATATGACATTCGTCATGCTATGGTAGAAGGAGGCTATTCTTGGGAAAACGGATTCCAGCTTTTACATCCAAATATAAAAGTTATTGTTTTAAAAGATTATAAATGGGGCAAAGTAAATGGGAAATGGGAAGCCATAAATGTGCCTATAGGAGAAGGTATGGTAGACTTTAATAAATATTTTAAATTACTTAAGAAACATAATTTAAAACCTCCTGTATCATTGCATTTGGAATACGATTTAGGAGGAGCTGAACAAGGAGATCGAGAAATATCTGTTGATAAAAAAGTAGTGTTCGATGCCATGAAATGCGACTTGAAAAAAGTAAAACAATTATGGGAAAATGCCTAG
- a CDS encoding diacylglycerol kinase family protein, producing the protein MIKKESFVANRIKSIGYAFKGAILLLKNEASVKVQLTIALFVTVAGFFFHISSTEWITQLLAIGLVMSMEGINTAIEEMANFIHPEHHQKIGLIKDIAAGAVFFSSIFAIIIGLIIYLPKIF; encoded by the coding sequence ATGATTAAAAAAGAATCCTTCGTTGCCAACCGCATAAAAAGTATTGGTTACGCTTTTAAAGGAGCTATACTACTTTTAAAAAATGAAGCTAGCGTAAAAGTCCAGCTTACTATAGCTTTATTTGTTACAGTCGCAGGATTCTTTTTTCATATTTCTTCAACCGAATGGATTACACAACTTTTGGCAATAGGTTTGGTAATGAGTATGGAAGGTATTAATACGGCTATTGAAGAAATGGCAAATTTTATTCACCCAGAGCATCACCAAAAAATTGGCTTAATAAAAGATATTGCTGCAGGTGCGGTATTTTTTTCTTCTATTTTCGCTATTATTATCGGACTCATCATTTATTTACCAAAGATTTTTTAA
- the tpx gene encoding thiol peroxidase → MATVTLKGTPIETSGELPKVGTKAPDFTLTATDLSSKSLSDFAGNKLVLNIFPSVDTGTCAQSVRQFNQEASELKNTKVLCISHDLPFALNRFCGAEGLNNVISLSDYKEGTFGKSYGVNFITGPLEALHSRSVVVLDENGTVLYTEQVAETVNEPNYKAALEALYA, encoded by the coding sequence ATGGCTACAGTAACATTAAAAGGAACTCCAATAGAAACCTCGGGTGAACTACCTAAAGTTGGAACAAAAGCACCTGATTTCACTCTAACAGCAACCGATTTATCTTCAAAAAGTTTAAGTGATTTTGCTGGAAATAAATTAGTTTTAAATATTTTCCCTAGTGTTGATACGGGAACTTGTGCTCAATCTGTTAGACAATTTAATCAAGAAGCTAGCGAACTAAAAAACACGAAAGTGCTATGTATATCACACGATTTACCTTTTGCTTTAAACCGATTTTGTGGTGCTGAAGGCTTAAATAATGTTATAAGCTTATCAGATTATAAGGAGGGCACCTTTGGAAAAAGTTATGGTGTAAACTTTATTACAGGCCCATTAGAAGCATTACATTCTCGTAGTGTTGTTGTTTTAGATGAAAATGGTACTGTTTTATACACCGAACAAGTTGCAGAAACAGTAAACGAGCCTAATTATAAAGCGGCATTAGAAGCTTTATATGCTTAA